Proteins co-encoded in one Brassica oleracea var. oleracea cultivar TO1000 chromosome C4, BOL, whole genome shotgun sequence genomic window:
- the LOC106340163 gene encoding uncharacterized protein LOC106340163, with translation MHDWAAPLIASALFAFLSPGLILQFPGKESPVGFMNMKTTIASIFVHTVLYGLFLILFLVVLNVHVYA, from the coding sequence ATGCATGATTGGGCAGCACCGTTGATAGCTTCGGCTCTATTCGCGTTTCTATCGCCGGGGCTGATACTGCAGTTTCCTGGGAAAGAATCTCCGGTAGGTTTCATGAACATGAAGACGACGATAGCTTCTATTTTCGTCCACACCGTTCTCTACGGTCTCTTTCTCATCCTCTTCCTAGTCGTTCTCAACGTCCATGTTTATGCTTAG
- the LOC106340815 gene encoding putative fasciclin-like arabinogalactan protein 20, with protein sequence MASKLLTSFFLLFLYLVSVSDASLTSISSAVEVLCDSGYFSMGLTLKIADKDLRLDDWQELTIFAPSDQAFSASGQPSLLSIKYHLSPTRLPGETLTNLPHGAKLPTLRSNSSLTVTNSSRSGRVNLSINGVVVQDSPLFDDGYVVIYSSDEFFSPPIITPPSSPSIVTSPAESIDSISIPIPSSAPRSPVKSKPVNCFNIFESASSLLLSRGFVIMATFLALQLEISPGNDTKLTVFAPIDEAISVNKFSDYAIIFRGHVIKRLLSWKDLEKLAWEGSILQTALKGYGIELSWSGDFLLLNGVPLVFPDLYANEWIVVHGVNQMIAPQASQAKVGESISELNGGEEEEEDDVHGESSTELGDYGLH encoded by the coding sequence ATGGCGTCGAAGCTTCTTACTTCCTTCTTTCTCCTATTTCTCTATCTCGTTTCAGTTTCCGATGCTTCTCTGACATCTATCTCCTCCGCCGTTGAAGTCCTCTGCGATTCCGGCTACTTCTCCATGGGACTCACTCTAAAGATCGCCGACAAAGATCTACGCCTAGATGATTGGCAAGAACTCACCATCTTCGCTCCTTCCGATCAAGCTTTCTCCGCCTCTGGACAGCCTTCGCTACTCTCTATCAAGTACCACCTCTCTCCGACGAGACTCCCCGGAGAAACCCTAACGAACCTTCCTCACGGCGCGAAACTCCCCACTCTCAGATCTAATTCCTCTCTAACCGTCACGAACTCATCGCGATCTGGCCGAGTGAATCTTTCGATCAACGGCGTCGTAGTCCAAGATTCACCTCTGTTCGACGACGGCTACGTCGTGATTTACAGTTCCGACGAGTTTTTCTCACCGCCGATCATTACTCCGCCATCGTCTCCTTCGATCGTTACATCTCCTGCTGAATCAATCGATTCGATTTCGATTCCTATCCCTAGCTCAGCCCCTCGCTCACCGGTTAAATCTAAACCGGTGAATTGCTTCAACATCTTCGAGTCGGCTTCGAGTTTGTTACTTTCCAGAGGTTTCGTGATCATGGCTACGTTTCTCGCTCTACAGCTCGAGATCTCTCCTGGGAACGACACGAAGCTCACAGTCTTCGCTCCGATCGACGAAGCGATCTCCGTCAACAAGTTCTCCGATTACGCTATTATCTTCAGAGGGCATGTGATCAAGCGGCTTCTCTCGTGGAAAGATCTTGAGAAACTTGCGTGGGAAGGATCGATTCTGCAGACTGCTCTCAAAGGTTATGGGATTGAGCTTTCTTGGTCTGGTGATTTTCTTCTTCTCAATGGAGTCCCACTTGTCTTTCCGGATCTGTACGCCAACGAATGGATTGTTGTTCATGGAGTTAACCAAATGATTGCACCGCAAGCAAGCCAGGCTAAAGTGGGAGAGTCAATCTCAGAGCTAAACGGTGGAGAAGAAGAAGAAGAGGATGATGTTCATGGTGAGTCCTCTACTGAGTTAGGTGACTATGGTCTTCACTGA
- the LOC106337149 gene encoding 50S ribosomal protein L27, chloroplastic, producing MAIATSMSLNLIGAFKGLSLSSTSSFLRGDLNLNPKTSFTVTLPLEKLQAPVPLTIESAHKKGAGSTKNGRDSPGQRLGVKIYGDQVAKPGAIIVRQRGTKFHAGKNVGIGKDHTIFSLIDGLVKFEKFGPDRKKISVYPREVVPENPNSYRARKREAFRVQREKKKARRENYTYTLPTPELVLASAAIDDEETNTDC from the exons ATGGCGATTGCAACATCGATGAGTTTGAATCTAATTGGAGCATTCAAAGGCTTATCCCTCTCTTCAACATCTTCGTTCCTCAGAGGCGATTTGAATCTAAACCCAAAAACCTCCTTCACTGTGACTCTCCCTTTGGAAAAACTCCAAGCTCCGGTTCCATTGACGATTGAATCTGCGCACAAGAAAGGAGCTGGAAGTACTAAGAACGGTCGTGATTCTCCGGGACAAAGACTCGGCGTCAAGATTTACGGTGACCAAGTCGCTAAACCAGGGGCCATCATCGTTCGTCAACGTGGCACTAAG TTCCATGCTGGAAAGAACGTTGGGATTGGTAAAGATCATACCATCTTCTCTTTAATCGATGGATTAGTCAAGTTCGAGAAGTTTGGTCCTGACAGGAAGAAG ATTAGTGTGTACCCAAGGGAAGTGGTGCCAGAGAATCCCAACAGTTACAGAGCAAGAAAGAGAGAAGCTTTTAGAGTGCAAAGGGAGAAGAAGAAGGCCAGACGCGAGAACTACACTTACACACTTCCTACCCCTGAGCTTGTTCTTGCATCTGCTGCCATCGATGATGAGGAAACCAATACCGATTGCTGA
- the LOC106337697 gene encoding uncharacterized protein LOC106337697, translated as MSADWGPVIVAVALFILLSPGLLFQLPARTRVMEFGNMSTSGISILVHAIIYFCILTILVIAIQIHIHF; from the coding sequence ATGAGTGCAGACTGGGGACCAGTGATTGTAGCAGTGGCTCTGTTCATCCTACTCTCACCAGGATTGCTCTTTCAGCTACCGGCAAGGACAAGAGTGATGGAGTTTGGTAACATGAGCACAAGTGGCATTTCGATTTTGGTCCACGCCATTATTTACTTCTGTATACTCACCATCTTGGTCATAGCCATACAAATTCACATCCATTTCTGA
- the LOC106337696 gene encoding uncharacterized protein LOC106337696, with product MADWAPVLVGVVLFVLLSPGLLFSLPGHHRTLDFGGMKTNGKAIAVHTLIFFAAYTILILAVNLHITTG from the coding sequence ATGGCGGATTGGGCTCCGGTCCTCGTCGGAGTTGTACTGTTCGTATTGCTTTCTCCAGGTCTCCTCTTCTCTTTGCCTGGTCATCACCGGACGTTAGATTTCGGCGGAATGAAAACCAACGGAAAAGCAATCGCCGTCCACACACTCATCTTCTTCGCTGCTTACACGATCTTGATCCTCGCTGTCAATCTCCACATCACCACCGGTTGA